The Flavobacterium praedii genome window below encodes:
- a CDS encoding SDR family NAD(P)-dependent oxidoreductase yields the protein MTQISILGCGWLGLPLAEDLLANEFLVKGSTTSESKLAILEKLEIKPFLIALSEDKPIGDFTDFLKDSSILIIDIPPKLRGIEKENFVSKIKNTIPFIEKSTITNVLFVSSTSVYGEAKQTISENTTPKPDTESGKQLLEVESLLQSNPHFKTTILRFGGLIGEDRNPTKFMAGKVNIENPETPINFIHQEDCIGIILKIIATDSWNEIFNGVSPFHPSREKYYTQKASELGLPLPQFDHSKPSVGKLILSDKVETILGYSFIKTNL from the coding sequence ATGACACAAATAAGCATATTAGGTTGCGGTTGGTTGGGTTTGCCTTTGGCGGAAGACTTACTAGCAAATGAATTTTTAGTGAAAGGTTCCACTACATCCGAAAGTAAACTCGCAATATTAGAAAAATTAGAAATTAAACCCTTTTTGATTGCTCTTTCAGAAGACAAACCAATTGGAGACTTTACTGATTTTCTAAAAGATTCATCAATTTTAATTATTGATATTCCGCCAAAACTCCGCGGTATAGAGAAAGAAAACTTTGTTTCCAAGATTAAAAACACAATTCCGTTTATCGAAAAATCGACGATTACCAACGTACTTTTTGTAAGTTCTACTTCAGTTTACGGTGAGGCCAAACAAACCATTTCAGAAAATACCACTCCAAAACCCGATACCGAAAGTGGCAAACAATTGCTAGAGGTAGAATCGCTTTTGCAAAGTAATCCCCATTTCAAAACCACCATTCTCCGTTTTGGCGGGCTCATAGGAGAAGACCGAAATCCAACCAAGTTTATGGCAGGAAAAGTAAATATTGAAAACCCAGAAACCCCAATCAACTTTATTCATCAAGAAGATTGTATTGGGATCATCTTAAAAATAATAGCTACCGATTCTTGGAACGAAATCTTCAACGGTGTTAGTCCATTTCATCCCTCAAGAGAAAAATATTATACTCAAAAAGCATCCGAATTAGGTTTACCTTTGCCTCAATTTGATCACTCCAAACCATCAGTTGGCAAACTGATTCTAAGTGATAAAGTAGAAACAATTTTAGGTTATTCCTTTATTAAAACCAATTTATAA
- a CDS encoding GNAT family N-acetyltransferase, which produces MNYLIRDCQPKDLNAVVQLCQKHAEYERATFNPIGKEDGLKNALFAEQPKLFCLVVQVDETIVGYATYTFDFSTWDATTFMYMDCLFLEEEARGFGIGEALIEKLKQIAIAENCINIQWQTPKFNERAIKFYHRIGGTGKEKVRFFLDL; this is translated from the coding sequence ATGAACTATTTAATTCGAGATTGCCAACCAAAAGATTTGAATGCAGTAGTCCAACTATGTCAAAAACATGCTGAATATGAAAGAGCCACTTTTAATCCGATTGGAAAAGAAGATGGACTTAAAAATGCCTTGTTTGCTGAGCAACCCAAATTATTTTGTTTGGTTGTCCAAGTCGATGAAACAATCGTTGGCTATGCCACTTATACTTTTGATTTCTCCACTTGGGATGCCACCACTTTTATGTACATGGATTGTTTGTTTCTTGAAGAAGAAGCCCGCGGTTTTGGGATTGGTGAGGCCTTAATCGAAAAATTAAAACAGATTGCAATAGCAGAAAATTGCATTAACATACAGTGGCAAACGCCAAAATTCAATGAGCGCGCGATTAAATTCTACCATCGCATTGGCGGGACGGGAAAAGAAAAAGTGCGTTTTTTTCTTGATTTATAA